In Crassostrea angulata isolate pt1a10 chromosome 6, ASM2561291v2, whole genome shotgun sequence, a genomic segment contains:
- the LOC128190479 gene encoding uncharacterized protein LOC128190479 isoform X1 produces the protein MKNYTMVKINGTVNASEVEANNDEGDDTVTGKHRYSLPAFRYTNIFITLMIIDGILSCILWLTGGHSKYFVDNITNFHFKESVFDLALLAGFKTVIVVTFLPLLENKSYEQIDNPYNRSLETKCFIIDAFLKVLFLGSLAFTITKGGIILHCILNDDNYVTMHVTYNALVISSVSFSLLEFLLSLFSGRSMRRLKIVRILHRFNDKGQEIDKEGKPIKKKVDIKRLVKLAKPEWGILAGGSCGLLLSSAAQTAAPLFFGAVVDAAQKSMDELTSTVLTLLVIYIVYAIFAVIRAWLFTLAGQRLVARLRKHLFNHIIQQDVAFFDTNRTGELCNRLASDTQVVQNAATVNVSMLVRYTLQMVGSLVLMFYLNAALTGVLLAVVPIVSIVAVQYGKFVKKMRQKFQDRLADAGTLAEENISSIRTVRSFAGENKASSLYGDEIQKSYEVGKKLAVAYGAFEGLVGLLAYGAIAMVLWYGGKLVYDNTHGENTGLTPGVLTSFLLYTLQVAMAFALMSALYGDFMQAVGASIRIFDLLDRIPDVPTENGDVLYQLDGRVEFQHVYFNYPSRPETKVLKDITFTVEPGEMVALVGPSGGGKSTIVNLIERFYDPDSGKILLGDVDLKTLDPQWFRKKIAMVGQEPTLFASSIKDNIAYGCSATDYQIEEVAKEANAHEFISTFEEGYNTLVGERGVRLSGGQKQRIAIARALIMNPVLLLLDEATSALDAESEHLVQEAVDRAMKGRTVIVIAHRLSTVRNATKVVVIDKGEIAEMGTHDDLIAKNGVYKRLVLRQLTAGSFHESLDTDNNQE, from the exons ATG AAAAATTACACCATGGTTAAAATAAATGGGACAGTGAATGCATCAGAGGTAGAGGCCAACAATGATGAGGGTGATGATACAGTTACTGGGAAACACAGATATTCCCTACCTGCTTTTAGATACACCAACATCTTTATCACACTAATGATTATTGATGGAATATTGTCTTGTATTCTGTGGTTAACAG gaGGTCACTCAAAATATTTTGTGGACAAcataacaaattttcatttcaaggaGTCTGTATTTGATTTGGCACTACTAGCAGGATTCAAGACAGTTATAGTTGTGACATTTTTACCATTGTTAGAAAACAAATCTTATGAACAGATCGATAACCCTTACAACAGAAGTCTGGAGACAAAATGCTTTATTATAGACGCTTTTCTAAAAGTGCTATTCTTAGGATCTCTGGCATTTACCATAACAAAAGGAGGAATTATACTGCATTGTATATTAAATGATGACAACTATGTAACAATGCATGTCACATACAATGCCTTAGTCATATCGTCAGTGTCTTTCAGTCTTTTAGAGTTTTTACTCAGTTTATTCAGTGGCCGTTCAATGAGGAGATTAAAAATAGTGAGGATTCTACACAGGTTTAATGATAAAGGTCAAGAAATTGATAAGGAAGGAAAGCCCATCAAAAAGAAGGTGGATATTAAAAGATTGGTGAAGCTAGCTAAGCCA GAGTGGGGGATCTTGGCGGGTGGATCCTGTGGATTACTGCTCTCCAGTGCAGCACAGACAGCAGCCCCATTGTTCTTTGGTGCAGTGGTTGATGCAGCACAAAAGAGCATGG ATGAGCTCACTAGCACTGTGTTGACACTGTTGGTGATATACATAGTCTATGCAATATTTGCTGTTATACGAGCCTGGCTCTTCACCCTAGCGGGACAGAGGCTTGTGGCCAGACTGAGGAAACATCTGTTTAATCATATCATCCAACAAGATGTTGCTTTCTTTGATACCAATAG AACAGGAGAGCTGTGTAATAGGCTAGCGTCAGACACACAGGTTGTTCAGAATGCAGCCACT GTGAATGTGTCGATGCTGGTGAGGTACACACTACAGATGGTGGGTTCCCTGGTGTTGATGTTTTACCTGAATGCTGCCCTCACAGGAGTCCTGCTAGCCGTGGTCCCTATAGTCTCCATTGTAGCTGTTCAGTACG GAAAGTTTGTGAagaaaatgcgacagaaatttcaGGACCGTTTAGCTGATGCAGGTACTCTGGCTGAAGAAAACATTTCCAGCATCAGAACTGTCAGGTCTTTTGCCGGGGAGAACAAAGCTTCCAGTCTATATGGGGACGAAATCCAGAAGAGTTATGAAGTTGGCAAAAAACTAGCTGTTGCATATG gTGCATTTGAGGGATTAGTAGGACTATTGGCCTATGGTGCAATAGCTATGGTACTGTGGTATGGGGGAAAGCTTGTATATGACAATACTCATGGAGAAAATACGGGTCTGACTCCTGGAGTACTCACAT CATTTTTACTCTACACCCTTCAAGTAGCCATGGCATTTGCTCTGATGTCTGCACTTTATGGTGATTTCATGCAG GCTGTAGGGGCTTCGATTCGAATCTTTGACTTACTGGACAGAATCCCAGATGTACCAACAGAAAATGGGGATGTCCTTTATCAATTGGATGGAA GGGTAGAGTTTCAAcatgtttatttcaattatCCTTCCAGGCCAGAAACCAAAGTATTAAAG GACATCACCTTTACTGTGGAGCCTGGTGAGATGGTGGCACTGGTAGGGCCCAGCGGGGGTGGGAAATCCACCATTGTTAATCTGATAGAGAGGTTCTATGATCCTGACTCTGGGAAAATACTCTTag GTGATGTAGACCTAAAGACGTTAGATCCACAATGGTTCCGTAAGAAGATTGCAATGGTAGGACAGGAACCAACATTGTTTGCTTCCTCCATCAAGGACAACATAGCCTATGGATGTAGTGCCACTGATTACCAG ATAGAAGAAGTGGCTAAAGAAGCCAATGCCCATGAATTCATCTCTACTTTTGAGGAGGGGTACAACACACTCGTGGGGGAGAGAGGGGTTCGTCTTTCAGGGGGTCAGAAACAGAGAATAGCCATTGCCAGAGCTCTCATCATGAACCCTGTACTCCTCTTACTCGATGag GCCACCAGTGCCCTGGATGCTGAGAGTGAACACTTGGTACAGGAGGCAGTAGACAGAGCCATGAAAGGAAGAACGGTCATCGTTATAGCACATCGTCTGTCCACAGTCCGCAATGCCACCAAG GTTGTTGTCATTGACAAAGGAGAGATAGCAGAGATGGGCACCCATGATGATTTGATAGCCAAGAATGGTGTTTATAAGCGTCTAGTATTACGTCAGTTAACTGCAGGCTCATTCCACGAGTCCCTGGATACAGATAACAATCAGGAATAG
- the LOC128190479 gene encoding uncharacterized protein LOC128190479 isoform X2, protein MVKINGTVNASEVEANNDEGDDTVTGKHRYSLPAFRYTNIFITLMIIDGILSCILWLTGGHSKYFVDNITNFHFKESVFDLALLAGFKTVIVVTFLPLLENKSYEQIDNPYNRSLETKCFIIDAFLKVLFLGSLAFTITKGGIILHCILNDDNYVTMHVTYNALVISSVSFSLLEFLLSLFSGRSMRRLKIVRILHRFNDKGQEIDKEGKPIKKKVDIKRLVKLAKPEWGILAGGSCGLLLSSAAQTAAPLFFGAVVDAAQKSMDELTSTVLTLLVIYIVYAIFAVIRAWLFTLAGQRLVARLRKHLFNHIIQQDVAFFDTNRTGELCNRLASDTQVVQNAATVNVSMLVRYTLQMVGSLVLMFYLNAALTGVLLAVVPIVSIVAVQYGKFVKKMRQKFQDRLADAGTLAEENISSIRTVRSFAGENKASSLYGDEIQKSYEVGKKLAVAYGAFEGLVGLLAYGAIAMVLWYGGKLVYDNTHGENTGLTPGVLTSFLLYTLQVAMAFALMSALYGDFMQAVGASIRIFDLLDRIPDVPTENGDVLYQLDGRVEFQHVYFNYPSRPETKVLKDITFTVEPGEMVALVGPSGGGKSTIVNLIERFYDPDSGKILLGDVDLKTLDPQWFRKKIAMVGQEPTLFASSIKDNIAYGCSATDYQIEEVAKEANAHEFISTFEEGYNTLVGERGVRLSGGQKQRIAIARALIMNPVLLLLDEATSALDAESEHLVQEAVDRAMKGRTVIVIAHRLSTVRNATKVVVIDKGEIAEMGTHDDLIAKNGVYKRLVLRQLTAGSFHESLDTDNNQE, encoded by the exons ATGGTTAAAATAAATGGGACAGTGAATGCATCAGAGGTAGAGGCCAACAATGATGAGGGTGATGATACAGTTACTGGGAAACACAGATATTCCCTACCTGCTTTTAGATACACCAACATCTTTATCACACTAATGATTATTGATGGAATATTGTCTTGTATTCTGTGGTTAACAG gaGGTCACTCAAAATATTTTGTGGACAAcataacaaattttcatttcaaggaGTCTGTATTTGATTTGGCACTACTAGCAGGATTCAAGACAGTTATAGTTGTGACATTTTTACCATTGTTAGAAAACAAATCTTATGAACAGATCGATAACCCTTACAACAGAAGTCTGGAGACAAAATGCTTTATTATAGACGCTTTTCTAAAAGTGCTATTCTTAGGATCTCTGGCATTTACCATAACAAAAGGAGGAATTATACTGCATTGTATATTAAATGATGACAACTATGTAACAATGCATGTCACATACAATGCCTTAGTCATATCGTCAGTGTCTTTCAGTCTTTTAGAGTTTTTACTCAGTTTATTCAGTGGCCGTTCAATGAGGAGATTAAAAATAGTGAGGATTCTACACAGGTTTAATGATAAAGGTCAAGAAATTGATAAGGAAGGAAAGCCCATCAAAAAGAAGGTGGATATTAAAAGATTGGTGAAGCTAGCTAAGCCA GAGTGGGGGATCTTGGCGGGTGGATCCTGTGGATTACTGCTCTCCAGTGCAGCACAGACAGCAGCCCCATTGTTCTTTGGTGCAGTGGTTGATGCAGCACAAAAGAGCATGG ATGAGCTCACTAGCACTGTGTTGACACTGTTGGTGATATACATAGTCTATGCAATATTTGCTGTTATACGAGCCTGGCTCTTCACCCTAGCGGGACAGAGGCTTGTGGCCAGACTGAGGAAACATCTGTTTAATCATATCATCCAACAAGATGTTGCTTTCTTTGATACCAATAG AACAGGAGAGCTGTGTAATAGGCTAGCGTCAGACACACAGGTTGTTCAGAATGCAGCCACT GTGAATGTGTCGATGCTGGTGAGGTACACACTACAGATGGTGGGTTCCCTGGTGTTGATGTTTTACCTGAATGCTGCCCTCACAGGAGTCCTGCTAGCCGTGGTCCCTATAGTCTCCATTGTAGCTGTTCAGTACG GAAAGTTTGTGAagaaaatgcgacagaaatttcaGGACCGTTTAGCTGATGCAGGTACTCTGGCTGAAGAAAACATTTCCAGCATCAGAACTGTCAGGTCTTTTGCCGGGGAGAACAAAGCTTCCAGTCTATATGGGGACGAAATCCAGAAGAGTTATGAAGTTGGCAAAAAACTAGCTGTTGCATATG gTGCATTTGAGGGATTAGTAGGACTATTGGCCTATGGTGCAATAGCTATGGTACTGTGGTATGGGGGAAAGCTTGTATATGACAATACTCATGGAGAAAATACGGGTCTGACTCCTGGAGTACTCACAT CATTTTTACTCTACACCCTTCAAGTAGCCATGGCATTTGCTCTGATGTCTGCACTTTATGGTGATTTCATGCAG GCTGTAGGGGCTTCGATTCGAATCTTTGACTTACTGGACAGAATCCCAGATGTACCAACAGAAAATGGGGATGTCCTTTATCAATTGGATGGAA GGGTAGAGTTTCAAcatgtttatttcaattatCCTTCCAGGCCAGAAACCAAAGTATTAAAG GACATCACCTTTACTGTGGAGCCTGGTGAGATGGTGGCACTGGTAGGGCCCAGCGGGGGTGGGAAATCCACCATTGTTAATCTGATAGAGAGGTTCTATGATCCTGACTCTGGGAAAATACTCTTag GTGATGTAGACCTAAAGACGTTAGATCCACAATGGTTCCGTAAGAAGATTGCAATGGTAGGACAGGAACCAACATTGTTTGCTTCCTCCATCAAGGACAACATAGCCTATGGATGTAGTGCCACTGATTACCAG ATAGAAGAAGTGGCTAAAGAAGCCAATGCCCATGAATTCATCTCTACTTTTGAGGAGGGGTACAACACACTCGTGGGGGAGAGAGGGGTTCGTCTTTCAGGGGGTCAGAAACAGAGAATAGCCATTGCCAGAGCTCTCATCATGAACCCTGTACTCCTCTTACTCGATGag GCCACCAGTGCCCTGGATGCTGAGAGTGAACACTTGGTACAGGAGGCAGTAGACAGAGCCATGAAAGGAAGAACGGTCATCGTTATAGCACATCGTCTGTCCACAGTCCGCAATGCCACCAAG GTTGTTGTCATTGACAAAGGAGAGATAGCAGAGATGGGCACCCATGATGATTTGATAGCCAAGAATGGTGTTTATAAGCGTCTAGTATTACGTCAGTTAACTGCAGGCTCATTCCACGAGTCCCTGGATACAGATAACAATCAGGAATAG